The following DNA comes from Chitinophagales bacterium.
TACATCTGCACAAGCAGAGCTTGATTATTATGTGGAAGTATATAAACAAGAGAGAAGAAAAGCAAGTCCGGCATTGTTAGAGCAATACAAACAAGGAGCTTTCACTCAAAATAGGTCAGTAATGGAACAGCTTTATTTATTGCAGCAAATGGGAAATTCATTTAAACAAAGTGGAGATACTGAATACAGCGAAAAAATAGATGCAGCTCTTAAAAAATACAGCGATTTATTAAGACAAGTGTAAATATTTTTATAAACTTGAAAAAAGAGGCTATCCAAAAAAAAATGGATAGCCTCTTTTAGATTTTAGATTATAGCATCATCTAATTCCCCAATAATTCTTTAAAATCCAAGCCATCAAAACTGCCACTACTCATTAATAAAAATACATTATTGTCATTTTTGTATTGTACTAATTCCTTTTCAAGCTCTTGAGGTGTTCTTAGTGTTTTAATATCATTTCTGTTAAAATTTTGCTTGATAACTTTATCTGCTATTTCTTGCTTTTGTTTTATAGCAAAAGCTTTTTCACTCATGTAAATAATGGCGGTATCGGCTTTTTGCATAGTGTTTTTATATTCGCTTAAAAATGTAGCATCTGTACTGCTAAAGGTGTGCAGTTCCATACATGCTATTAGTTTTTTATTAGGATATTGTTCTTTTACGCTATTAATTGTTGCCTCTAATTTTGAAGGCGAGTGAGCAAAATCTCTGAATGCAATAATGTCATTATTTAGGTCAATTTTTTCTAATCTTCGGGCTGTTCCCTTAAAAGTGCTTATTGCCTTATAAAAATCTGAATTAGAAATACCCAGTTCATTACAAACTAATCTGGCTCCTTCTAAATTTTCTAAATTATGCTTGCCAAAAATAGCTAAAGCATATTCTTGACTATCATCTTTTAAAAAAGTAATGCCATTTTTAATAGTGTAATTAGGCGTATTGTATTCTAATATTTTGCACGCACAGTGAGTTTTTAATGCTTGCAGTGTAGCGTCATTTTGGTACAAAATTGCTGTTGCATCTTTACTTAAATTACTTAAATAAGTATCAAAAGTTTGCACATAACTTCCCCAAGTAGGAAAAACATTTACGTGATCCCACGCTATGCCCGTTACCATAGTAATATCGGGTTTGTAAAAATGGAATTTTGAAGTTCTATCAATAGGCGAAGATAGATATTCATCTCCTTCTAAAATAATAAGTGGTGCTTTGGTAAGTTTTACACTTAGTTCAAACCCTGCCAAAGAAGAGCCTACTAAATAATCAAATTCAAAATTGTTTTCTTTAAGCACGTGCATTATCATGGCAGTAGTAGTAGTTTTGCCATGGCTACCGGCTATCACTACACGTTTTTTATCTTTACTTTGCTCATATATAAACTGAGGAAAAGAATAAATAGGAATATTTAACTTTTGAGCTTTTTTTAATTCAATATTATTGGGTTTGGCGTGCATACCCAAAATAACAGCATCTAAATTTTGGCTAATATTTTCTTCGTAAAAACCTATTTTATTGGGTAATAGTCCATTTTTTTCAAGATTAGATTTTGACGGATCAAAAATAACATCATCAGAACCCGTTACATTATGTCCTAAATTTTTAAGGCAAATAGCCAAATTGTGCATTACGGCACCCCCAATTGCAATAAAATGTATATCCATTTCTTTTTGAAATAATTTATTTGAGTATTTTAGCGTTAAAATTATAATAAAATATTAACAACAATGAATAAGAAGAGCATAATAGCAGTTGTAGCAGTGGGGATTTTTTTTGCAAGTACGTTAATCTCTTGCCATAGAAACACTTGTCCTACTTTTAATAAAGTAGATGACGTAGAGCATGTAGAGGTAAATTGCTAAATGAGAAGGGTAGTACCCATATTTTTATTTTTGGTTTTGATATTTTCTTGTAAAAAAGAAAGTTATCGGGAAACTACTGATTTTGGGTATAATTACCAGCCCAATAAAGTAGGCTATTGGATAGAATATGAGGTAGATTCTATTACTTTTGATAATAATACTAATCCTGTAACAATAGATACAGCACATTATTTTATTAGAGAAGTATTTGACACTACTTATACCGATGCTTCTAATAACGAAGCTATAAGAGTAGAACAGTACCGAAAAAATTTGGAAAGTGATGTTTATCAAATTAATTATGTAGGTAATGTTCAGTTTTCTACTGGAAATTTTCAAAGAAATTTTCATGATTTGAGATATATGGCACTTACTTTCCCTGTGCGAGAAGGCAAAGATTGGCAGGGTAATATATTTATAGATGTAAATAGTAGCGATCCTTATAATTTTTTGAATGACGATTTATATAATTGGACTTACACCTACATAGAAGTAGATGTAGCAAAAGAAATAGGTGGTTTTTCATTAGACTCATGTGTAGTAGTACAGCAAATAGATGAAGCCAATTTATTTGAAATGAAATTTGCTCAAGAAATATACGCCAGAAATATTGGAATGGCATATAAAGAAATGAAAATATTAAATACACAAGTTCCACCATCGGGAGTACCTTTTGAAGAAAGAGCAGAAAGTGGATTTATACTAACTTATACTTTAAAAGATTACCAGCATTGAAATTAATTCTTTACATTTTTGTGCTATTGAGTTATATTTCACTTAGTGCACAGCAGTATTATTGGATAGAATTTACCGACAAAAACAATTCGGACTATAGTATAGAAAACCCTCAGGAATTCTTATCGCAACGAGCAATAGACAGACGAGCTTTTTTTAATATTCCTATTACTGTTTCAGATTTACCCGTTTCAAAAAAATACAAGCAACAGATTACTAATTTAGATGCCCATGTTTTAAAAACTTCCAAATGGATAAATGGAGTATTTGTTTCAAGTCAAAATATAAATTTTGAGCAGGAATTAAGTCAGTTAGATTTTATTAAAAGGGTAATTAAAATTCAAATAGAAAATACCAAAAGTATTACCTCAAAGTTTGAAATAGAACAAAATAATATTACCAGCGAAATAACAGAAGAAGAATACGGCTATGCTTGGAATAATATAAATACCATAAACGGGCAATATTTGCATGAAAATGAATATTTAGGTAGCACTATAGATATTGCTGTAATGGATAATGGTTTTAAAAATGTAGATGTTAATCCATATTTTGATTCATTAAGAACTATGGGAAAACTGCATGGGGCATATAATTTTGTAGATAATACGCCTAATGTTTTTTCAAATGGCGAACACGGAGCTTTTGTAATGTCAACTTTGGCGGCATATAAAAAAGATACATTAGTAGGTACTGCACCTTTGGCTAATTATTATTTATTTACTACAGAAGATGAAAACCATGAAGGTTTGCCGGAAGAAGTAAATTGGGTAATGGCAGCCGAGTGGGCAGATTCAGCATTAGGAACGTGGGTGGTACTTACAACATCATTAGGTTATACCAATGGATTTAATGACCCCGGCACCAACCACACTTATGCCGATATGGACGGCAATACCACTATTATAACCCGAGCTGCTGATATGGCGGCACAAAAAGGAATGCTGGTGGTAAATAGTGCAGGTAATGAAGGCACATCAAGCTGGCATTATATAGGAGCTCCAGCCGATGGCGATAGTGTTTTAGCTTTGGGAGCTATAACAGTAGATAAAGAAATGGCAGTTTTTAGCTCGTATGGCCCAAGTTCTGACAACAGAACAAAACCCAACGTAAGTGCATTAGGACAAGGTGTGATAGCTGTAAATCCATTTCAAGAATTAAAAAGTATAAGTGGTACTTCTTTTTCTTGCCCTATTACCTCAGGTATGGCAGCCTGCTTGTGGGAGGCTTTCCCGCAAAAAAGCAATATGGAAATATTTTATGCTATTCAGCAAAGTGCACATTTGTATTATGCTCCACAAAATCAGTTTGGCTATGGAATACCAAATTTTAAAATAGCTTTTCAAATATTGCAAGCCGGAGCAAATGGAGAAAATAAGTTAAAGGTTTTTCCTAATCCGGCAGATAACGAGCTCAATATATTTTTTGTAGAGCAAAAAGAGGGGAAATATACTATTAATATTGCAGATGCATCCGGTGCAATAGTTTACAAAGAAAGTGATTATGCTAAAACTTATACTTCTAAAATAGATGTAAATTTTTTACCTCAAGGGGTATATTACCTATCGGTACAACAAGGCAAAAAAGTGTATAAATCTAAGTTTATAAAAGAGTAGCCTAATTTTTAGGTTCTTCCCAAAGTTCAATTTTATTGCCTTCTATATCTAAAATGTGAACAAACTTGCCATAATCATAGGTTGCTATTTCATCTAAAACGGTAACGCCTTCTTTTTTAAGTTCAGCTACCAAACTTTCCAAATCATCCACCCGATAATTTATCATAAAATCTTTAGAAGATGGCTCAAAATATTTGGTATCATCGGGGAAAGTGCTCCAAAGTGTGTAGCCCGTTTCTGAGGTATCATTATCTTGTTTCCAGTCAAATTTAGTTCCGTAGGGAGAAATATCAAACCCCAAATGAGTTTTATACCATTCATTCATTTTTCCGGGATTTTTACATTTAAAAAAAATACCGCCTATTCCTGTTACTCTTTTCATATTGTTTTGTTGTTTAGTTTTGTTAAGTAAAATAGTATTAAATGCAAAACCAAAACCAAATGATAATGCAAGTGCTAAAATTATAAATAGTTTTTTGTTCATTTTTAATACTTTATCAGTCAAATATAAGAGTAGTTCGGTAATAAAAGTACTTCTCTTTCTGTTTAGCTTTTAAAATAGCTTTTAGATTATTTTGGATTTTACGATTGGTATTAGTTTCGTTAGTGAATATGCGATTATAATGTTGATTAAAAACAACAAAGCCATTCTTATATTTAAGAATGGCTTTGATAATTATTAAAACAAAAATATTTTATCTATCCGCATTTTGAGTGTCCACAACTTTTGCAGTTTAAGCAACCCTCTTCATATACCAAAGATGGTTCTTTACATTCAGGACATTCATTATTAGCAGGCACAGTACCATCTGGCACAAATCTTTTTAATGCACGCACTACTCCGTTTTTCCATGTATTTAAAGTAGTATCACTTAAGTGTAAGTTTTCTACCATATCTACAGCAAAATTAATAGGCATTCCGTGTCTTAATACTCCGGATATTAATCTTGCATAGTTCCAATATTCTTTATTAAAAGTTCTTGACAGTCCTTCTATAGTTGTTTTAAATCCTTGGCTGTCTTCATATTGAAAATCGTAGCGTGTTTTGTTATCGTCTGTTTTTCCTTTTATTACCCAGCCTCTTTTCACTTTAGATAATATAGAGAAAGATTCTTCTGCCGCTCCTGTAAATATTTCATACGGACGACCGTCTAACAAACCTATTACAGCTATCCATTGCTCTTTATTATTGTTAAACTGTACTATTTCTGCTTCTAATTTTTCAGGTCTTTTAGGAGCATTGGTTTCTTTAAAAGCTTCTAATAAAGCATCTTTTTTATCTTCTTTAGATACTAATACACCACTTCTTGAACCATCTCGGTAAACGGTAATTCCTTTACAGCCACTTTCCCAGCCTGTTTGGTAAATTTTACTTACTAATTCTTCTGTGGTGTCGTTGGGCACATTTACGGTAACGCTTATAGAGTGGTCTATCCATTTTTGTACGGCTCCTTGTAGGCGTACTTTTTCTATCCAGTCAACATCGTTTGCTGTAGCACCGTAGTATGGCGATTTCTCTATTATTTTATCTAATTCTTCGTCTGTTAAGTGCTCTAAATGGTCTAATTTATATCCGTTTACTTCTAACCAAGTTTTAAATTTGTGGTGAAATACGTGATATTCTTCCCAAGAATCGCCTAATTCATCTACAAAAGATACTTCTACTTTTGCATCGTTAGGGTTTACTTTTCTTCTTCTTTTATAAGAAACCATAAATGCCGGTTCTATACCGGAAGTGGTTTGTGTCATTAAACTTGTAGTGCCTGTTGGGGCAATAGTAAGTAAGGCGATATTTCTTCTTCCGTATTTTACCATATCCTTATACAGTTTTGGGTCGGCATCTTTAATACGGTTTATCATTGGGTTTTTCTCTTCTTTTTTAGCATTATAAATAGGGAAAGCTCCTCTATCTTTTGCCATATCTACAGAACTTCTGTAGGCTGCTAATGCCAACATTTTATGTATTTTAGTAGAGTAATCTGTAGCTTCTTTTGTGCCGTATTTTAAACCTAAAGCAGCCAGCATATCTCCTTCGGCAGTAATGCCTACACCAGTTCTTCTACCTTGTATTGCTTTGTTTTTTATTTTTTGCCAAAGTTCAAATTCATTGCGTTTCACATCTCTACCTTCTGGGTCAGCGTCTATTTTTTCTATTATTTTATCTACTTTTTCCAATTCTAAATCTACAATATTGTCCATTATACGCTGTGCCATAGCTACGTGCTTTTTAAATAGCTCAACATTAAAATGTGCTTTATCTGTAAATGGATTTTCTACATAACTATATAAATTTATAGCCAATAAACGACAACTGTCATAAGGGCATAATGGAATTTCGCCACAAGGATTTGTAGATACGGTTTTAAATCCTAAATCTGCATAGCAGTCAGGTATAGATTCTTCTATTACGGTGTCCCAAAACAATAAACCCGGCTCTGCCGATTTCCAAGCGTTATGTATAATTTTATCCCACAGTTTTTTAGCATTTATATTTTTTGTTACCTGCGGATTTTTTGAATCTATAGGATATTGTTGCGTATATTCTGTATTGTTTTTTACGGCACGCATAAAATCATTATCTAAACGAACTGAAACATTTGCTCCGGTAACTTTTGTGCCGTCCATTTTTGCATCTATAAAATCTTTTGAGTCGGGATGCTTAATAGATACCGAAAGCATTAAAGCTCCTCTTCTGCCATCTTGTGCTACTTCTCTTGTAGAGTTTGAATAGCGTTCCATAAAAGGAACTATTCCCGTAGAGGTTAAAGCACTATTTTTAACGGCACTACCTTTGGGTCTTATGTGCGATAAATCGTGTCCTACGCCACCTCTTCTTTTCATTAACTGAACTTGCTCTTCATCTATTTTTAGTATGCCACCATACGAATCAGAATTACCATCATTTCCTATTACAAAACAATTTGACAATGACGCTATTTGGTAATCGTTTCCTATTCCTGTCATTGGTCCACCTTGAGGAACAATATATTTAAAACCTTTCAATACATTATATATATCTTCTTCAGAAAATGGATTTTTGTAATTGTTTTCTATACGAGCTATTTCTTTAGCTAACCTTCTGTGCATTTGATCCGGAGTAGATTCATAAATTTTACCCTCAGAATCTTTTAAAGCATATTTATTTACCCAAACACCTGCTGCCAGTGTGTCTCCTTCAAAATAATCTGTAGCGGCTGCTACTGCTTCATCATAAGTATAAATTTTCTGCTTTGGTTGGTTTGCTATAGTTTTGTTCATAGTTAATGTTTTTTTAAAAATTTCGTAATAGAAAGGTAGCACAAGATAGGGGTATATTTGAGGTATTCTAAATTTCAAAAAAAGAACTTTTTAACATTAATGTGCATAGCTCATTCTATCCTTTTGTTTATCAGAATTTTGCAAAATTTATTTTATGTTGAAAACTCATTTTGAAAAAAGAAATGAAAAGGTATATTAAAAAACACCACGTATAAAATTTGTAAAATTGTAAAAACATTTTTACTCGTGGCACGACTCCAAGTCATACTACGAGTAAAAGGATTTCAAAGCAAGGTATGCGAAGCAGGATTAATATTTAAGCCGAATAATCAGCTTGCTCTCCTACTTTAACTTCTTCAGATTTTTTGTTTCTATTAGCCAATTTCTTAAAAATTCTATACACCAAATACAATATACCTATAACAGCTATTATGGCTAATACGGGAATAACTATGGCTAAAAATATCAAGAGAACCGATGTGCCTGTTTCTATGGTAGAAACGGCATGATTTCCCACTCCGGCAGTAGCCGCTGTAGAAACTAACCTTGTGCCGGCTGTGGCACTTTTTATTACTCCGGCTGTGCCACCACCGGCTATTATGGCAAGCCCCCACGTAAGCATAGGACTTAAATCTGTAACTGATGCTGCCACTACGCCCGTTCCTGCCAATGTTGCCAATGGCACGGCTGCGGTATCTAATAAATTATCTACCCACGGAATATAGTACGCTCCTATTTCAAGAAGTGAAGCTAAACCTAAGGCTATCATAGCAGGTATAGAACCTACCCACTCAAATGTTTCTCCTAAAGGTATAACATTGAAATGGCTGGCTATACTTAGTGCTAATAAAGGCAAAAAAACTCTAAACCCTGCGGCAGCGGCTAAGCCTACACCCAAAAAGATACTCATTATTATTTGTGTTGCCATTTTTGCAATAATTTATTAAACATATATCAAAATACGTGCCTACAATAAAAAAGCCAAGACTATCAACGGTCTTGGCTTAGTTTTTTAAAGTATTTTATAAGTTTTTTTAAACTTTTGCTGCTGCATAATCCGGTACTAATATTCTACCGCAATGTTCGCAACTTATTATTTTCTTTTGTTCATCTATATCTATTTGCACTTGTGGCGGGATAGCCGCATGGCATCCACCGCAAGAATTTCTTTCTACCGATACTACTGCTAAGCCGTCTTTATAAGCACCTCTAATTCTATCGTAAGCTTTTAATAATGACTCATCTACGTTTTCTCTTTCTTTTTCAGATTTTTTTAATAAATCTTTCTCTTCTTTGTCGGTTTCTTTAGTTATGCGTTCAAGTTCTTCTTTCTTGTCATTTAGCATACCTTCAAGCCTTGTAATTTTGTCTTTATTTTCTTCTAAATACGTTTTTTTGTTTTCTAAGTTTTCTTTGGCTTCACGTATTTTCTTTTCAGCTAACTGAATATCCAACTTTTGCATTCCTACTTCTTTAGTTAATGCGTCAAACTCTCTACTGTTTTTCACATTATCCATTTGCTTTTCATACTTTTTAATTAGCTCGTTAGATTTTTTTATAGATTCTTCTCTCGCCACTAATTCGCTTTCTACTTCGCCTATACCTTCAGCTATGTTATCTACTCTTTTAGTTAAGCCTGCAAGGTCGTCTTCTAAATCTTCTACTTCCATAGGAAGCTCGCCTTTTAATGTTCTAATTTTATCTATTTGAGTATCTATTACTTGAAGTTCATAGATTTTTCTCATTCTGTCTGCTGCTGTTTCTGCTTTCTTCTTTGCCATTATTTATTTAGTTTAAATAAAATATTTTACGGGATTTGTGTTTATTTCCGTCAAAATGACTGCAAAATTACTAAATTTTTTATTCAATTTTTCAATTAATAATTCCGAAGTAAATTGTTCACTTTCATAATGACCAATATCTGCTATAATTATTTGATTATCAGCATCAAAAAATTGATGATACTTAAAATCTGCCGTAATAAAAATATCTGCCTTGTTAGAAATAGCATCTTTTAACAAAAAACTACCCGAGCCTCCGCATAAAGCTACTTTTTTAATTTGTGGCTTTATTATTTTGGTATGTTTAATGGCTGGCACTTCAAAAGTTTCTTGTAGCATTTTTAAAAAGTCTTCTGTATTTATAGCTTCGTTTGGTTCGCCTACCATGCCACTGCCTACTTCTTGGTTTGTATTAAGCAGCGGAATAATATCGTAAGCCACTTCTTCGTAAGGATGAACATCTATTAATGCTTTTAAAACGGTTTTTATTTTAAATTGAGGTACTAAAACTTCTATTTTATATTCATCTACTTCTTCTCGTTCGCCTATTTCTCCTATGGTGGGGTTGGCATCTTCATTTGGCATAAAAGTTCCTATTCCTTTGGTGCTAAAACTGGCTTCGCTATAATTTCCTATGTTTCCTGCTCCTGCGTCAAAAAGGGCATTTAGCACTTCTTCTTTATGCACTAAGGGAACAAAAGTTATTAATTTGCTTAGCAAAGATGTTTTGGGTGCTAAAATTTGAGTGTTTATTAAGCCTAATTTATCACTAATTTTTTTATTTACACCGTGTAGCACATTGTCTAAATTAGTATGAATGGCATAAATAGCAATGTTGTTTTGTATGGCTTTTATAATGGTTCTTTCTATATAATTTTTGCCGGTAAGGCTTTTTAAACCGGAAAAAATAATGGGGTGATGGGCTATAATCAATTGAGCTTCTTTGTCTATAGCTTCTTGCACTACATCTTCTATGGCATCTAAGCAAACTATGGCTTTATCTATTTCTGCATTTTCGTTTCCTACTATTAATCCGCTATTATCGTAAGATTCTTGAAGCGAAGGATGAGCCACTTCTTGCAGATAATTTATTATTTCTTTAAGTTTCATAAAAGTAAATTTAATGAGCTTCTAACCAATTTTTGCCTGTGTCTATTTCGGCTATAATAGGCACTTTTAACCCCGAAATGGCTGTTTCCATTTTATCTTTTATAATGGTTTTTATTTCTTCTGCTTCTTTTTGTTCTACATCAAATACTAATTCGTCATGCACTTGCAGAGTCATTAAAGATAACATTTTACGTTTTTCTATTTCTTTTTGAATGTTAATCATGGCTATTTTTATCATATCGGCAGCAGAGCCTTGCACGGGAGCGTTTATAGCATTTCTTTCGGCATGACTTCTTTGTATGGCATTTTTAGAATTTATATCATAAAGTTTTCGTTTTCTTCCCATTATGGTGCTTACATAGCCATTTTTTTGAGCCAATTTAATGTTTTCATCCATATATTTTTTAATATCCGGATAGGTTTTAAAGTACGCTTCTATAATTTCGGCACTTTCTTTACGGCTTAAATCTGTTTGCTGGCTTAAACCAAAGGCGGTAACGCCATAAATAATTCCAAAATTTACAGTTTTGGCGTTGCTTCTCATTTCTCTGCTTACTTGGCTTAACGGCACATTAAAAACTTTAGAAGCCGTGGCTGCGTGTATATCTAAACCGTCATTAAATGCTTGTAACATAGTTTTATCGCCACTTAGCTCTGCCATTAACCTAAGTTCTATTTGGCTATAATCGGCAGCTAATAAAATATTTCCTTCTTTTGGAATAAAAGCTTTTCTTACTTTTTTGCCTCTTTCTGTTCTTATAGGTATGTTTTGTAAGTTGGGATTGGTAGAGCTTAGTCTTCCTGTGGCGGCTATAGCTTGGTTAAATGAAGTGTGTACTCTTCCTGTTTTTTTATCTATTAATTGAGGTAAAGCATCTACATAAGTAGAACGCAGTTTTGCTATTTGTCTGTACTCTAAAATATCGTGAACTATGGGATATTCTTTTTCATAGTTCATCAGTTTATCTTCGCCTGTGGCGTATTGTCCTGTTTTAGTTTTACTGCCTTTGTAAGGTATTTTTAAGGTATCAAACAAAGCTTCTCCTAATTGCTTGGGCGAATCTAAATTGAAATTAAAACCTACTTCTTTTATGATTTTTTCTTGAACTTGCAGTTGCTCTTCTGCCAACTCTTTTGAGTACGTGTTTAAAAATGCTTCATCTATTTTTACTCCGTTTCTTTCCATTGTGGTAAGCACCGGAACTAAGGGCATTTCTATATCATTAAAAACGTTTTGTAGGTTTTCTTGTTTTAACTTTTCGCCAAATATGGCAAATAATTGTTGTGTTATATCTGCATCTTCAGCGGCATAGTTGGTTTGTTCTGTTAATTCTATTTCGTTAAACTGCTTTTGATTTTTTCCTTTTTTGCCTATTAAATCTTCTAAGTGTATGGTTTCGTACTTAAGATAGTCCAAGGCTAAATCGTCCATATTGTGTTTGGCATCCGGCTCTAATAAATAATGAGCCAGCATGGTATCAAATAATTTTCCTTTTACATTTATGCCATAATTCTTTAAAATATGCATATCGTACTTAATGTTCTGAGCTATTTTTTCTATTTGTTCATTTTCAAATATAGGTTTTAAAACAGATAATAATTCTGCTCTGTTGCTATCATTAAAAGACAAATAATAGGCTTCTTTTTCATGAAAACTGAACGACATTCCTAAAATACTTTCATTCATGGCATCTAAACCTGTGGTTTCGGTATCAAAAGTAAAAGACTTTTGCTTGCTTAAAAGCTGTACAAAGTTTTCTAAGTCTTTTTTAGATTCAATAAGTGTATAATTTACTTTTTCTTTATCAAACTTATTGTACTTGTCATTTTTAGCAGGTGGAGCTACATCAGTACTTTGAGTAGAAGCAAATAAATCTAATTGTCCGCTATTAGAATTGTTGGGCGTTTGTTGTGCGGTAAAAGCATCGCCCAATAGTCTTTTGCCCAGTGTTTTAAATTCCATTTCATTAAAAACTTCATTTAATTTATCTGTATCCGGTACTGAAATTATTAAATCATCATTGCTACAAGTTATGGGTGCATCTAAAATAATGGTAGCCAATTTTTTTGATATAAAAGCTTGCTC
Coding sequences within:
- a CDS encoding peptidoglycan synthetase, which translates into the protein MDIHFIAIGGAVMHNLAICLKNLGHNVTGSDDVIFDPSKSNLEKNGLLPNKIGFYEENISQNLDAVILGMHAKPNNIELKKAQKLNIPIYSFPQFIYEQSKDKKRVVIAGSHGKTTTTAMIMHVLKENNFEFDYLVGSSLAGFELSVKLTKAPLIILEGDEYLSSPIDRTSKFHFYKPDITMVTGIAWDHVNVFPTWGSYVQTFDTYLSNLSKDATAILYQNDATLQALKTHCACKILEYNTPNYTIKNGITFLKDDSQEYALAIFGKHNLENLEGARLVCNELGISNSDFYKAISTFKGTARRLEKIDLNNDIIAFRDFAHSPSKLEATINSVKEQYPNKKLIACMELHTFSSTDATFLSEYKNTMQKADTAIIYMSEKAFAIKQKQEIADKVIKQNFNRNDIKTLRTPQELEKELVQYKNDNNVFLLMSSGSFDGLDFKELLGN
- a CDS encoding S8 family peptidase, translated to MSYISLSAQQYYWIEFTDKNNSDYSIENPQEFLSQRAIDRRAFFNIPITVSDLPVSKKYKQQITNLDAHVLKTSKWINGVFVSSQNINFEQELSQLDFIKRVIKIQIENTKSITSKFEIEQNNITSEITEEEYGYAWNNINTINGQYLHENEYLGSTIDIAVMDNGFKNVDVNPYFDSLRTMGKLHGAYNFVDNTPNVFSNGEHGAFVMSTLAAYKKDTLVGTAPLANYYLFTTEDENHEGLPEEVNWVMAAEWADSALGTWVVLTTSLGYTNGFNDPGTNHTYADMDGNTTIITRAADMAAQKGMLVVNSAGNEGTSSWHYIGAPADGDSVLALGAITVDKEMAVFSSYGPSSDNRTKPNVSALGQGVIAVNPFQELKSISGTSFSCPITSGMAACLWEAFPQKSNMEIFYAIQQSAHLYYAPQNQFGYGIPNFKIAFQILQAGANGENKLKVFPNPADNELNIFFVEQKEGKYTINIADASGAIVYKESDYAKTYTSKIDVNFLPQGVYYLSVQQGKKVYKSKFIKE
- a CDS encoding VOC family protein produces the protein MKRVTGIGGIFFKCKNPGKMNEWYKTHLGFDISPYGTKFDWKQDNDTSETGYTLWSTFPDDTKYFEPSSKDFMINYRVDDLESLVAELKKEGVTVLDEIATYDYGKFVHILDIEGNKIELWEEPKN
- a CDS encoding adenosylcobalamin-dependent ribonucleoside-diphosphate reductase, translated to MNKTIANQPKQKIYTYDEAVAAATDYFEGDTLAAGVWVNKYALKDSEGKIYESTPDQMHRRLAKEIARIENNYKNPFSEEDIYNVLKGFKYIVPQGGPMTGIGNDYQIASLSNCFVIGNDGNSDSYGGILKIDEEQVQLMKRRGGVGHDLSHIRPKGSAVKNSALTSTGIVPFMERYSNSTREVAQDGRRGALMLSVSIKHPDSKDFIDAKMDGTKVTGANVSVRLDNDFMRAVKNNTEYTQQYPIDSKNPQVTKNINAKKLWDKIIHNAWKSAEPGLLFWDTVIEESIPDCYADLGFKTVSTNPCGEIPLCPYDSCRLLAINLYSYVENPFTDKAHFNVELFKKHVAMAQRIMDNIVDLELEKVDKIIEKIDADPEGRDVKRNEFELWQKIKNKAIQGRRTGVGITAEGDMLAALGLKYGTKEATDYSTKIHKMLALAAYRSSVDMAKDRGAFPIYNAKKEEKNPMINRIKDADPKLYKDMVKYGRRNIALLTIAPTGTTSLMTQTTSGIEPAFMVSYKRRRKVNPNDAKVEVSFVDELGDSWEEYHVFHHKFKTWLEVNGYKLDHLEHLTDEELDKIIEKSPYYGATANDVDWIEKVRLQGAVQKWIDHSISVTVNVPNDTTEELVSKIYQTGWESGCKGITVYRDGSRSGVLVSKEDKKDALLEAFKETNAPKRPEKLEAEIVQFNNNKEQWIAVIGLLDGRPYEIFTGAAEESFSILSKVKRGWVIKGKTDDNKTRYDFQYEDSQGFKTTIEGLSRTFNKEYWNYARLISGVLRHGMPINFAVDMVENLHLSDTTLNTWKNGVVRALKRFVPDGTVPANNECPECKEPSLVYEEGCLNCKSCGHSKCG
- a CDS encoding DUF4126 domain-containing protein, with translation MATQIIMSIFLGVGLAAAAGFRVFLPLLALSIASHFNVIPLGETFEWVGSIPAMIALGLASLLEIGAYYIPWVDNLLDTAAVPLATLAGTGVVAASVTDLSPMLTWGLAIIAGGGTAGVIKSATAGTRLVSTAATAGVGNHAVSTIETGTSVLLIFLAIVIPVLAIIAVIGILYLVYRIFKKLANRNKKSEEVKVGEQADYSA
- a CDS encoding Nif3-like dinuclear metal center hexameric protein, with translation MKLKEIINYLQEVAHPSLQESYDNSGLIVGNENAEIDKAIVCLDAIEDVVQEAIDKEAQLIIAHHPIIFSGLKSLTGKNYIERTIIKAIQNNIAIYAIHTNLDNVLHGVNKKISDKLGLINTQILAPKTSLLSKLITFVPLVHKEEVLNALFDAGAGNIGNYSEASFSTKGIGTFMPNEDANPTIGEIGEREEVDEYKIEVLVPQFKIKTVLKALIDVHPYEEVAYDIIPLLNTNQEVGSGMVGEPNEAINTEDFLKMLQETFEVPAIKHTKIIKPQIKKVALCGGSGSFLLKDAISNKADIFITADFKYHQFFDADNQIIIADIGHYESEQFTSELLIEKLNKKFSNFAVILTEINTNPVKYFI